Proteins found in one Streptomyces sp. CB09001 genomic segment:
- a CDS encoding Uma2 family endonuclease, translating into MDYAKMRAIAAELGAYSEQLEGSWSVEIGPSGPILAMMCPSKRHEGTVRRICKQLDAQLPGTHPGYICANGPEIEHPAIGRMRRPDAVVIPEATLDEEGLAVDATQVLAAVEIVSPSNPSNDYDEKLADYPAMGIPHYMIVDPRTGTIEVHSEPCKGRYSSKEPYIFGDAVPFGPWTVETSAFRRYGRDG; encoded by the coding sequence ATGGACTACGCCAAGATGCGCGCCATCGCCGCAGAGCTCGGGGCCTACTCGGAGCAGCTCGAGGGGTCGTGGAGCGTCGAGATCGGGCCCTCCGGTCCGATACTGGCGATGATGTGCCCGTCGAAACGACACGAGGGCACGGTCCGCCGCATCTGCAAGCAGTTGGACGCGCAACTGCCCGGCACCCACCCCGGCTACATCTGCGCGAACGGCCCCGAGATCGAGCACCCCGCCATCGGCCGCATGCGCCGCCCGGACGCCGTCGTGATCCCCGAAGCCACCCTCGACGAAGAGGGCCTGGCCGTCGACGCGACGCAGGTGCTGGCTGCCGTCGAGATCGTCTCGCCGTCCAACCCGAGTAACGACTACGACGAGAAGTTGGCCGACTATCCGGCCATGGGCATCCCGCACTACATGATCGTCGACCCGCGCACCGGCACGATCGAGGTGCACTCCGAGCCGTGCAAGGGCCGCTACAGCAGCAAGGAGCCGTACATCTTCGGCGACGCGGTGCCGTTCGGTCCGTGGACGGTGGAGACGTCGGCGTTCCGCCGGTACGGCAGGGACGGCTAG
- a CDS encoding DUF397 domain-containing protein: MDNWRKSSYSGPDDGNECVEIATSTTRVAVRDTKAPARATLTFPRAAFTHFLTAMTEPEGNPPPR; the protein is encoded by the coding sequence ATGGACAACTGGCGGAAGTCGTCGTACTCGGGTCCCGACGACGGCAACGAATGCGTGGAGATAGCCACCTCGACCACCCGCGTCGCCGTCCGCGACACCAAGGCCCCCGCCCGAGCCACCCTCACCTTCCCCCGCGCCGCCTTCACCCACTTCCTCACAGCGATGACGGAGCCGGAGGGAAACCCGCCTCCCCGCTGA
- a CDS encoding helix-turn-helix transcriptional regulator, with amino-acid sequence MPTRREPTARQLRLAVELRRLREAAGLTARQAAAMLGVSNVQISQIESGLSGVSEQRLRRLASHYVCADEEFVNALVEMATDRTRGWWEEYRGLLPTSFLDLSELNHHALFRRDVAVLYVPGLLQTEEYARAVFSGRVPELTRDELDLRVRHRMASQQITVPYELVIHEAALRIRVGDRDASRAQLAKLLECSEADKVTVRVIPFDLDGFARAASTMTYVGGTVPKLDTVVRDVPHGSAFIDSEAQLGAFRTRFRKVEAVSLDPERSRDLINRLSKEL; translated from the coding sequence TTGCCCACGAGGCGTGAACCAACGGCGCGGCAACTGCGCCTCGCGGTGGAACTGCGCAGACTGCGTGAGGCGGCCGGTCTCACCGCTCGGCAGGCTGCGGCCATGCTCGGTGTGAGTAACGTGCAGATCAGCCAGATCGAGTCCGGGTTGTCAGGGGTGAGTGAGCAGCGGCTCCGGCGCCTGGCGTCTCATTACGTCTGTGCAGACGAAGAGTTCGTCAACGCCCTCGTGGAGATGGCAACCGACCGGACGCGCGGCTGGTGGGAGGAGTACCGAGGCCTGCTCCCCACGTCGTTCCTGGACCTGTCCGAACTCAACCATCACGCCTTGTTCCGGCGTGACGTGGCGGTTCTGTACGTGCCAGGGTTGTTGCAGACGGAGGAGTACGCCCGAGCGGTCTTCTCCGGACGGGTTCCCGAACTCACCCGCGACGAACTCGACTTGCGAGTCCGGCATCGCATGGCGTCTCAGCAGATCACCGTTCCGTACGAGTTGGTGATTCACGAGGCTGCTCTCCGTATCAGGGTCGGCGACCGTGACGCCTCCCGGGCCCAACTGGCCAAGCTCCTGGAGTGCTCGGAAGCCGACAAGGTCACGGTGCGTGTCATCCCCTTCGACCTGGACGGCTTTGCCAGAGCTGCCAGCACCATGACGTATGTGGGCGGCACGGTACCCAAGTTGGACACCGTGGTGCGTGACGTACCGCATGGCTCGGCCTTCATCGACTCTGAAGCCCAGCTCGGAGCCTTTCGAACGCGCTTCCGTAAAGTGGAAGCAGTATCGCTCGACCCCGAACGCTCGCGTGACCTCATCAACCGGCTGTCGAAGGAGCTGTGA
- a CDS encoding ATP-binding protein produces the protein MPENETWEYSLYIPNDLRAVTISRRTLRLVLTMHGLIRLVDVAELLATELVSNAVRHTKGPAALRIRWSPPGTLRIGAWDADPEPPEPPHAFGRTEELEEGRGLALVRACADVWGWHPLARHGNRGKYVWCELAAA, from the coding sequence ATGCCGGAAAACGAAACCTGGGAGTACTCCCTCTACATCCCCAACGACCTGCGCGCCGTCACCATCAGCCGCCGCACCCTCCGTCTGGTCCTCACCATGCACGGCCTGATCCGCCTCGTCGACGTCGCCGAACTGCTGGCAACGGAGCTGGTCTCCAACGCCGTACGGCACACCAAGGGCCCCGCCGCCCTCCGCATCCGCTGGTCGCCGCCGGGCACCCTGCGGATCGGGGCGTGGGACGCGGACCCCGAACCGCCGGAACCACCGCACGCGTTCGGGAGGACGGAGGAGCTGGAGGAAGGGCGCGGGCTGGCGCTCGTGCGGGCCTGTGCCGACGTGTGGGGGTGGCATCCGCTGGCCAGGCACGGCAACCGGGGGAAGTACGTGTGGTGCGAGCTGGCGGCGGCCTGA
- a CDS encoding metalloregulator ArsR/SmtB family transcription factor codes for MDEVFKALADGSRRRLLDSLNARNGQSLRELCAGLDMARQSVSKHLAVLEAARLVTTVRRGREKLHYLNAEPINAIAERWISRYDRERVHALADLKHALEDTAMDSNAFVYTTYIKATPEKVWQGLTDPAFTRRYWGLEFGTDWATGSPVVWRERGAETAHPEQVVLESDPPRRLSYTWHTFTPEWAAANGIDDETLAGLSAERRSKVAFDIEDLGGGSVKLTVVHDGFEPGSTVREMIQHGWPALLSSLKTLLETGETLPEPAQDAELPGG; via the coding sequence ATGGACGAGGTCTTCAAGGCGCTGGCCGACGGCAGCCGGCGACGGCTGCTGGACAGCCTGAACGCGCGCAACGGGCAGAGCCTGCGCGAGCTGTGCGCCGGGCTCGACATGGCGCGGCAGTCGGTCAGCAAGCACCTGGCGGTGCTGGAGGCGGCCCGCCTGGTCACCACCGTGCGGCGGGGCCGGGAGAAGCTGCACTACCTCAACGCCGAACCGATCAACGCCATCGCCGAACGCTGGATCAGCCGCTACGACCGCGAGCGGGTGCACGCACTCGCCGACCTCAAGCACGCGCTGGAGGACACCGCCATGGACAGCAACGCGTTCGTCTACACGACCTACATCAAGGCCACGCCGGAGAAGGTGTGGCAGGGGCTCACCGACCCGGCCTTCACGCGCCGCTACTGGGGGCTGGAGTTCGGTACCGACTGGGCGACCGGGTCGCCCGTGGTGTGGCGGGAGCGGGGGGCCGAGACCGCCCACCCCGAGCAGGTCGTCCTGGAGTCCGACCCGCCCCGTCGGCTGTCGTACACCTGGCACACCTTCACGCCGGAGTGGGCCGCGGCCAACGGGATCGACGACGAGACCCTCGCCGGGCTCTCCGCCGAGCGGCGCTCGAAGGTCGCCTTCGACATCGAGGACCTCGGCGGGGGCTCGGTGAAGCTGACCGTCGTCCACGACGGGTTCGAGCCCGGCAGCACCGTCCGCGAGATGATCCAGCACGGCTGGCCGGCCCTGCTGTCCAGCCTCAAGACGCTGCTGGAGACCGGAGAGACGCTCCCGGAACCCGCCCAGGACGCCGAACTGCCCGGGGGATGA
- a CDS encoding RNA polymerase sigma-70 factor, whose amino-acid sequence MHETPPEPNEREKLVTSENSGREQDGATGEGAAADAATEAFVAHRNLLFTVAYEMLGSAADAEDVLQETWLKWAGVDLDTVRDRRAYLVRITTRQALNRLRTLGRRKESYVGSWLPEPLLTTPDVAEDVELADSVSMAMMLVMETLTPTERAVFVLREVFDLGYDEIAEAVEKSPAAVRQIAHRARAHVAARRPRGAVSATESQEALSAFRRAVETGDLQGLLDVLSPDVVLLGDGGGIKQAVLRPVVGAGKVARLMLGGLSRLPVVMTMDPAQVNGHPALVVRLDGELDTVVAVRFDDGRISGLYAVRNPEKLSRMRGETTLRR is encoded by the coding sequence GTGCACGAGACGCCGCCGGAACCGAACGAACGGGAGAAGCTGGTGACCAGCGAGAACAGCGGCCGCGAACAGGATGGCGCGACCGGCGAGGGCGCAGCCGCGGACGCGGCCACCGAGGCCTTCGTCGCCCACCGCAACCTGCTCTTCACCGTCGCGTACGAGATGCTCGGCTCGGCAGCCGACGCCGAGGACGTCCTCCAGGAGACCTGGCTGAAGTGGGCGGGAGTGGACCTGGACACGGTGCGCGACCGCCGCGCGTACCTGGTCCGCATCACCACCCGTCAGGCCCTGAACCGGCTGCGTACGCTCGGCCGCCGCAAGGAGTCCTACGTCGGTTCCTGGCTGCCCGAGCCGCTGCTCACCACGCCCGACGTGGCCGAGGACGTCGAACTGGCCGACAGTGTCTCGATGGCGATGATGCTGGTCATGGAGACGCTGACGCCGACCGAGCGGGCGGTGTTCGTGCTGCGCGAGGTGTTCGACCTCGGCTACGACGAGATCGCCGAGGCGGTGGAGAAGAGCCCGGCCGCCGTGCGCCAGATCGCGCACCGGGCCCGCGCGCACGTCGCGGCCCGCCGCCCGCGCGGCGCGGTGTCGGCGACCGAATCCCAGGAAGCGCTCTCGGCCTTCCGGCGGGCGGTCGAGACGGGCGACCTCCAGGGCCTGCTCGACGTCCTCTCCCCGGACGTCGTCCTGCTCGGCGACGGCGGCGGCATCAAACAGGCGGTCCTGCGGCCCGTCGTCGGCGCCGGCAAGGTGGCCCGCCTCATGCTCGGCGGCCTGAGCAGGCTGCCCGTCGTGATGACGATGGACCCGGCCCAGGTCAACGGGCATCCCGCCCTGGTCGTCCGGCTCGACGGCGAACTCGACACCGTGGTGGCGGTGCGCTTCGACGACGGCCGCATCAGCGGGCTGTACGCGGTGCGCAACCCCGAGAAGCTGTCCCGTATGCGCGGTGAGACCACGCTGCGCCGCTGA